A window of the Dyadobacter pollutisoli genome harbors these coding sequences:
- a CDS encoding Crp/Fnr family transcriptional regulator, giving the protein MAFSTDEKIIYSETKFFLESVKEVCPSITESELSQYALRLKFIELKKKELFLKSGETQKLLGFVTKGLVRSFYIDKDGNERTVGFYPEGDYATHYPSFIIQKPSKYSIQCLEPTTFACLSFDDLQWLYKQSQNFEKYGRLIAEEVLRQQQARIESFVFQIAEERYLDFIQHRSALFNRISLSHLCSYLGIERQSLTRIRQKVAQK; this is encoded by the coding sequence ATGGCATTCTCAACAGATGAAAAAATAATATATTCAGAGACCAAATTTTTTCTAGAATCGGTCAAAGAAGTCTGTCCTTCTATCACCGAGTCTGAGCTTTCTCAATATGCCCTTAGGCTCAAATTCATAGAGTTAAAAAAGAAAGAACTATTTCTAAAGTCCGGCGAAACTCAAAAGCTATTGGGATTCGTAACAAAAGGGTTGGTTCGTTCTTTCTACATTGATAAGGATGGAAATGAAAGAACTGTTGGTTTTTATCCCGAGGGTGACTATGCCACCCACTATCCTTCGTTTATCATTCAAAAACCTAGTAAATATTCTATTCAGTGCCTGGAACCCACGACATTCGCCTGTCTGTCGTTTGATGACCTTCAATGGTTATATAAACAATCTCAAAATTTTGAGAAATATGGGCGGTTAATAGCCGAAGAAGTCCTCAGGCAGCAGCAGGCACGCATTGAAAGTTTTGTATTTCAAATAGCAGAAGAGCGTTATCTCGATTTCATTCAGCATCGTTCCGCCCTTTTTAACAGGATTTCACTATCTCACCTTTGTAGTTATCTTGGCATAGAAAGACAATCACTCACCAGGATTCGCCAGAAAGTCGCGCAAAAATAA